The Actinomyces wuliandei genome contains the following window.
CCGGTCTTGGCGGCGATAGGACGCCCCAGAGCGAGTGCCTTGGTCGCGCTCCCCTCGTTGACCACCTGCTGGAGGGCGTAGTCCGCGTCCGCCATGACCCCTTCCTCAAACTCCTGGGACCCCTCTGTGGGGGCCGCGTAGGCGACTGCGCCCTCCGAGTTCTTCACAGTGCCCACGATGTGGGTGTCGCGCTTGACCCCCTGAGCGGCAAAGGTGGAGTAGGCCCCGGCGATGTCGATCGTGTGCGGGGAGGCCGAGCCCAGCACGTTCTGGATGTAGTCGTTCATCCCCTGGGTGTCCTCCGGGTAGCCGGCACGGACGGCTGCCTCGTTGGTCAGCTCGGGTCCCACGTCCTGGTTGAGCTGGAGGTAGGGGGTGTTGATCGAGTGCGCAGTGGACTTCACCAGGTCTGACCAGCCATAGGAGGCGTTCTGGTAGTTCTGGAACTGGTGGCCCGCAATGGTCATGGGCGAGTCGCCCATGTACCCGTTCGCCAGCGTCGCCCCGTTTTCCAGCGCCGCCACCAGCGCAAAGGGCTTGTAGGTGGACCCAGCCTGGGCCATGGCGTCAGTCGCGGTATTGACCTGGTTGGTCAGGTAGTCGTCCCCTCCGTAGAGGGAGAGGATCCCCCCGGTCGAGGCGTCGACGGAGACCAGGGCCACGTGCAGGTTCTCCGAGTGCCCCTCCGGCAGACCCTGGGCAGAGGCGACAGCCGCGTCCTGGTCGGTCTTGTCGATCGTGGTGACAATCTGGAAGCCACCGGTGTCGATCTCCTCCTCGCTCAGGCCAGCCTTCTCCTGGAGCTCGGTACGTACCATCTGCAGCAGGTAGCCGTTGGTACCGGCGTAGACCTGCTCCGTGCTCGGCGTGATCGTCTCCGGGAAGGCTGCGGAGTCATACTCCTCCTGGGTGATGTAGCCGTCCTCAAGCATGTAGTCCATGACCCGTTCCCACCGCGCCTCAGCCTGGTCCGGGTTCACCGCAGGGTCCCAGGAGGTGGGAGAGGGCAGGACGCCGGCCAGCAGGGCCGACTCCGAGACGGTCAGGTCCACCGCAGACTTGTCGAAGAAGGCCTGGGCCGCAGTCTCAATGCCGTAGGCGCCTCGCCCGTAGTAGACGGTGTTGAGGTAGGCGCCCAGGATCTCCTCCTTCGACTGCTGCTGGTCGATCTTGATGGCCATAATGGCTTGCTGGAACTTGCCGAAGTAGGAGCTGGTGGTGTCGACGTAGTAGTTCTTGACGTACTGCTGCGTCAACGTGGACGCACCCTGGGTCTCACCCCCGCGGAGGTTGTTCCACAGTGCCCGGGCGATGCCTCGGGGGTCCACACCGCTGTTGGAGTAGAAGGAGCGGTCCTCAGAGGCCACCACGGCGTTGCCCATGTAGTCCGGCAGGGAGTCGGCGTCCACCACCTTCCGGTTGTGCTCGGCAAACTTGCCCATCGCGGTGGTCCCGTCGGAGTAGTAGACGGTCGTGGCCTGCGCCAGGGCGAACTCGTTGGGCTCAGGGACCCTGATGGTGGCATAGGCGTAGGCAAAAGTACCGACCACGGCCAGGACCATGAAGAGGAAGCTCCCCAGGACAAAGCGCCAGCTCGGAAGCCAGCGCCGTACCGGTCCCCTTCCGGCGCGCGGGTAGTTGAGGAAACGACGTCGTGCCTTGGCTCCTGCGCTCCCTGCAGCCCCGGCGCTGTCCGCCGCAGCCGACACAGCCGTGTCTGACCCCCGGTGCGCCCGGTCTGCGGACCTGCGGGCCCAGGGAAGACGGGGAAACGTGCGAGTGGATGCCCCAGAGGAGTCACTCCCCTCGCGCTCAGCGCTCGCCACCTGAGCAAGTTTCTTGCCGCTAGGACGAGAGCCACCCGGGTTCATGTTGTCTGCCACGCGCTCCTCGCTTCGGTTGACGGCCATGACATCGGTTGACACCAACCGTTGCGGTCGGTCTCGACTGGCACCGCCTCAGCACCTGCCGGTACCAGCAGACGGCAGGCGACGCCTGCGCGACGGACCTCCTGCACGGAGTCCGTTCACACGAGGATAGTAGCCTTGCCCCTTACTCGCGCTGTGAGGTTTGCCCCGCCCCACCGCCTCGGTCCGACACGGGCCTGGCTGCTCCCAGAAGGTGAGGAGACGCGCCCAGGGGGCAGGCTCCGGGGCGGCACCAGACCGTCCCGCCGTGCCAGGGCCTGCCACTCCAGCCCTACCGGCCGCACACGTCCAGGCCAGCCCGAGGCCGCACCCGGCCGCGCGGGCCTGGACCCAGCACCCCCGTCAGCCCCGGTCTCTACGCGACCAAGTACACACCGGCAGTCTGAGCGGTCCTGCCGGTCTCACCGGTGCAGCGGTGCGGGGCACGGACGCACTCGGACACACCGACAGGTCGGCCGCGACTGACGACAGGACCAGGACTCGACTGATGACAAAAGGCCTGCCCAGACCAGAAGACTCATGACAAAAGACCTATCTGCTCCACGATAGTCTTCTGTGCGGGCGCCCGAGACGTCGGTTCCCGTGGACGGCATGTGCGATGGTCGCCCACGGGAACCGACAACCCAAACGCACTGGCGCTCTTCTGGCCGTACCCCGCTCTCAGGTACGCTCCCAGGCACTCTGCACCACCATCGGCAGCCCCTGTGACTCCTCTCTTACCTCCTCTCCAGGTGTCAGGCTTGCCAGGAGAAACTGCTCCTGCTGGGATGCTGACCCATGACCTCCACGACCTCCCAGGACACCGGGCACCCCGCGCCCTTCACCCGCCCCGCCTCCTCGGTGGCCTCAGACCTGGGCACGGAGACCAGCACGGGGCTGACCGCCGCCGAGGCATCCCGGCGCCTGGCCGCCAACGGCCTCAACGACCTACCGTCCGAGCCTGCCGTACCCGCATGGAGACGCCTCCTGTCCCAGCTCAACGACCCGCTCATCCACCTGCTGCTGGCAGCCGTGGTCATCTCCGCCGCCGCCTGGGTGCTGGAGGGGTCCCACGGAGTCCCCGTCGACTCAGTGGTCATCCTGGCCGTGGTCACCCTCAACGCCGTGATCGGCCTCGTCCAAGAGAGCAAGGCCGCTGACGCCGTCGCCGCCCTGTCAGAGATGACTCGGGCCACCTCGACCGTCCTGCGCGACGGGGCACGCCTCGTCGTGCCCTCCTCCGAGCTCGTTGTCGGGGACGTCCTGCTCCTGGCCGAGGGGGACCAGGTAGGGGCCGACGCCCGCCTGGTGGAGACAGCCACCTTGCGCGTGGTGGAGTCCTCCCTGACCGGCGAGGCCGAGGCTGTCACCAAGTCACCAGACCCCGTCGGCCCCGACACGGGTCTGGCCGACCGCACCTGCATGGTCTACCGAGGCACCGCCGTCGCC
Protein-coding sequences here:
- a CDS encoding transglycosylase domain-containing protein produces the protein MAVNRSEERVADNMNPGGSRPSGKKLAQVASAEREGSDSSGASTRTFPRLPWARRSADRAHRGSDTAVSAAADSAGAAGSAGAKARRRFLNYPRAGRGPVRRWLPSWRFVLGSFLFMVLAVVGTFAYAYATIRVPEPNEFALAQATTVYYSDGTTAMGKFAEHNRKVVDADSLPDYMGNAVVASEDRSFYSNSGVDPRGIARALWNNLRGGETQGASTLTQQYVKNYYVDTTSSYFGKFQQAIMAIKIDQQQSKEEILGAYLNTVYYGRGAYGIETAAQAFFDKSAVDLTVSESALLAGVLPSPTSWDPAVNPDQAEARWERVMDYMLEDGYITQEEYDSAAFPETITPSTEQVYAGTNGYLLQMVRTELQEKAGLSEEEIDTGGFQIVTTIDKTDQDAAVASAQGLPEGHSENLHVALVSVDASTGGILSLYGGDDYLTNQVNTATDAMAQAGSTYKPFALVAALENGATLANGYMGDSPMTIAGHQFQNYQNASYGWSDLVKSTAHSINTPYLQLNQDVGPELTNEAAVRAGYPEDTQGMNDYIQNVLGSASPHTIDIAGAYSTFAAQGVKRDTHIVGTVKNSEGAVAYAAPTEGSQEFEEGVMADADYALQQVVNEGSATKALALGRPIAAKTGSSSDNKSAQFVGFTPQVVTAVTLYQSGEGGTEESITPWGEYTEITGSTYPADIFVDYMSVALEDVPVEAFPERTAGSYTRGAIHGEAGEVAEDYQPSTDSGPQEQAPATEAPVEEAPVQEPTTEEAPATEEAPATEAPAQPTAEQEEPGNPGGDADQDDLGGDSQGQQNNQGQQNNQGQQNNQGQQNNQNQQNNQNQQNNQGQQNNQNQNQQNNQGQNQQGDQGAEGG